The nucleotide window CGGCTCACCGTGAGAAAGAAAGGTGCTGATAGATGTGCCATTTTCGGAAACTTTGTTAATAACCTCCCCCCATTGCTTGATGACTTTTTCAAGTTGCGGACTTTGCTCACCGGGAGATTTCGCCTCTTCCTTTTCCCGCATATCTTCACTTACAGCACTCAAAGATTCTTCCTTAACTGCCGGTTCAGCCTCAGGTTTCGTCGCTGGCTGGGAAATCTCAATTGCCTTCAGTTCTGCAGTATCATTTGTTACTCTATTTCCTGAAGCTAGTTTTTGCAGGATGTCGGCTATTTTCACTGAAGCGTCCATTTCCGCAAGTTTTAGTATCATGGCCTCCACATAAATCTTCGGCTGCTGAACATGCTTCAATTCTGACGTCATGACGGTAACGTGATCGATCTGCCGGATAAGGTCGCGGGAGTCCCAGCCTGTACTCTCTTCAGAATAGCGTTTCTTCAGATCCTCTGTCATGTCCAGTAACTGGTCACCCTTTTCCCCACTGGCAATAAGGAGGTTCAGCAAATGGTGGTTGAGACCGCTGATAAATTCAGTCAGGGCAAAACCCTTGGCGTGAACTTCCGACAATTGAACAAGTAAGGCACCATGGTCCTTAGACTTAAGAGCATCGGTGACGTTGAAAAACAGGTCGTTTGGGATAATGCCCAGCATTTCAGTGGCAACTTTCAGGGTGACAGAATCTCCACAAAAAGCGATGAGCTGGTCGGTGAGGCTCAAGGCATCCCGCATGCTGCCGTCTGACATATTGCCGATGAGGTGGAGCACGCTCTCCTCAACTTTTATTCCTTCTGTTTCAGTAACTGATCTCAAACCACTTTCGATGACGTCCAGTGACATTCTATGGAAATCGTGCCGCTGGCATCGTGATAGAATAGTGGGCAAAACCTTGTTCGGTTCGGTGGTAGCAAAAATGAACTTGACGTGGGATGGCGGTTCTTCCAGAGTTTTAAGCAGAGCGTTGAAGGCCGCCTGAGTGAGCATATGTACCTCATCAATGATGAACACTTTGAACTTAGCGTTGATTGGTGCATACTTCACCAGCTCCCTCAAATTTCGCATTTCATCGATTCCGCGGTTGGAAGCACCGTCGATCTCAAGAACGTCCATGCTCCGGGAAGAGGCGATCTCATTACAGTTTTGGCAGTCGTTACACGGATTTCCGCTACTGTCATTCAAGCAGTTAAGCGCTTTTGACAGAATACGGGCGGTAGTGGTTTTTCCTACTCCCCGAGGCCCGGCAAAGAGATAAGCGTGTGCAAGGCGATCTCTTTCAAAAGAATTCAGCAGTGTCCTGGTTACATGCTCTTGACCCAAAACATCCTGAAACTTTTCAGGTCTGTATTTCCGCGCTAACACCTGATAACTCACCAGTGTTTACTCCGCTTGATCCTAAAAACATGGGCAGGGCAATATACCATAGCCTAAGTGGAGCCGATGGGAATCGAACCCACGACCTCAGCATTGCGAACGCTGCGCTCTCCCAATTGAGCTACGGCCCCGAAACTTCTTTCAAATTTACCGTCAGAAGTTAAGAGTTGGAACAAACAGTTTACGATCCATACCTTCGTCACCGCATTATTTCATGGCAGACAGATCTAATCCACTTAATCATTCCGCTTACGGCGGTCCCGGTTGGTCTCCACGGACGGATCCCCTCAATGCTGAATTGGGATCAGTATG belongs to Candidatus Neomarinimicrobiota bacterium and includes:
- the dnaX gene encoding DNA polymerase III subunit gamma/tau codes for the protein MVSYQVLARKYRPEKFQDVLGQEHVTRTLLNSFERDRLAHAYLFAGPRGVGKTTTARILSKALNCLNDSSGNPCNDCQNCNEIASSRSMDVLEIDGASNRGIDEMRNLRELVKYAPINAKFKVFIIDEVHMLTQAAFNALLKTLEEPPSHVKFIFATTEPNKVLPTILSRCQRHDFHRMSLDVIESGLRSVTETEGIKVEESVLHLIGNMSDGSMRDALSLTDQLIAFCGDSVTLKVATEMLGIIPNDLFFNVTDALKSKDHGALLVQLSEVHAKGFALTEFISGLNHHLLNLLIASGEKGDQLLDMTEDLKKRYSEESTGWDSRDLIRQIDHVTVMTSELKHVQQPKIYVEAMILKLAEMDASVKIADILQKLASGNRVTNDTAELKAIEISQPATKPEAEPAVKEESLSAVSEDMREKEEAKSPGEQSPQLEKVIKQWGEVINKVSENGTSISTFLSHGEPVELTGKRLIIGFSKKYRFQLDVLKKNTRRIETSLEDVLGQEMRVEFVLKKNEKGLVDKTGKIHPVTQRMLELFGGEIID